The following coding sequences are from one Tachysurus vachellii isolate PV-2020 chromosome 7, HZAU_Pvac_v1, whole genome shotgun sequence window:
- the ssx2ipa gene encoding synovial sarcoma, X breakpoint 2 interacting protein a isoform X2 gives MQINKCVCVCFRTALCVSVLEMGDHWTPQATVMMMSDPCLDSKDLSSISHISVSHQTHIHTLPSTHSYSVLNAFCTEENIPQCVLYINQETSSLGLCGVCVESRSGCTSLSAVPALNLLYELLQLHRKQQRTLQELELRQLKSCSDVEHLQHNNSRLKDQLEHTRRENSGLHEGDRQLHLKIRTLQSCLKSEKEEVQKLQSIIASRATQYSHDAKRKERECIKLKERLNQLLVDKKDKKLAIDVVNCVSRSDGKRGMWKTSRMEARHEGEMYRALLSDYEVRQQALMQENSELKKLLQHIKKDMMTILSPKTHCSRTEDSLDQVNSEPEEDCEECSKENLDQMCVDAREQLTNSIRLQWRRLKNHMHALDTQVSQEDVISRRDHEEAMQAIRLELQECTEFIHTQQQLLQQLVSPCDEDTATLLNDGYTLEEKERLKDEWRIFNEQKKTFERERKNFTEAAIRLGHERKAFEEDRALWLKTQFLNMTPFIDRKRPATSHSQSSLNAEAKVVSTPAPSVRSVTQSVYSTPKSASVSLPSTAELYRTLQLCPDARSHRK, from the exons atgcagataaataaatgtgtgtgtgtgtgtttcaggactgctttgtgtgtgagtgttttggaGATGGGAGATCATTGGACCCCACAGGCAactgtgatgatgatgtcagaCCCTTGTCTCg actCAAAAGACCTGTCGAGCATTTCACATATCAGTGTGTCCCACcaaacgcacatacacacactcccctcCACACACTCCTACAGTGTGCTGAATGCCTTCTGTACCGAGGAGAACATCCCACAGTGTGTCCTCTACATTAATCAG gaaaccAGCTCTCTgggtctgtgtggtgtgtgtgtggagtctagGAGTGGCTGTACTTCTCTCAGTGCTGTACCTGCCCTAAACCTGCTGTATGAGCTCCTTCAACTGCACAGGAAACAACAGCGCACCCTGCAGGAGCTTGAGCTCCGACAGCTGAAGAGCTGCAGTGATGTGGAGCACCTGCAGCACAACAACTCCCGCCTCAAA GACCAGCTGGAACACACCCGCAGGGAAAACTCGGGTCTTCATGAAGGAGATCGTCAGCTGCACCTAAAGATCAGGACACTGCAGAGCTGCTTGAAGTCTGAGAAAGAAGAA gtaCAGAAGCTCCAGAGCATCATTGCTAGTCGTGCCACTCAGTATAGCCACGATGCTAAacgcaaagagagagagtgcatcAAACTGAAAGAACGTCTGAACCAGCTGCTCGTGGACAAGAAGGATAAAAAACTTG CAATTGATGTGGTGAACTGTGTAAGTCGCTCTGATGGGAAGAGAGGAATGTGGAAGACCAGCAGAATGGAGGCGAG acATGAGGGTGAGATGTACCGAGCTCTTCTGAGTGATTATGAAGTCAGACAGCAGGCTCTGATGCAAGAGAATTCTGAGTTGAAGAAGCTGCTGCAGCACATTAAGAAAGACATGATGACTATTCTTAGTCCAAAGACACACTGCAGTAGGACAGAGGACAGTCTGGACCAG gtgaacTCTGAGCCTGAGGAGGATTGTGAGGAATGCAGTAAGGAAAATCTGGATCAGATGTGTGTGGACGCACGAGAACAGCTGACAAACAGCATACGTTTGCAGTGGAGAAGACTCAAGAACCACATGCATGCACTCGACACACAAG tgtctcaaGAAGATGTGATCTCCAGGAGGGACCATGAAGAGGCCATGCAGGCCATCAGACTAGAACTGCAGGAGTGTACagagtttatacacacacagcagcagctaCTCCag cagCTGGTCTCTCCATGTGATGAAGACACTGCAACTCTGTTAAATGATGGATACACACTAGAGGAAAAAGAACGACTGAAGGACGAGTGGAGGATCTTCAATGAGCAGAAAAAGACCtttgaaagagaaagaaaaaacttcaCTGAGGCTGCAATCCGTTTGGGGCATGAg AGGAAGGCCTTTGAGGAGGACCGGGCCTTGTGGCTGAAGACACAGTTTTTAAACATGACCCCATTTATAGATCGAAAACGACCTGCCACCTCTCACAGCCAATCATCACTCA atgctgaaGCCAAAGTGGTGTCTACTCCAGCTCCCTCAGTCAGGAGTGTGACCCAGTCTGTTTACTCCACCCCTAAATCTGCCTCTGTGAGTCTGCCCTCCACTGCCGAGCTTTACCGCACACTGCAGCTCTGTCCTGATGCCAG GTCTCACAGAAAATGA
- the ssx2ipa gene encoding synovial sarcoma, X breakpoint 2 interacting protein a isoform X1 translates to MQINKCVCVCFRTALCVSVLEMGDHWTPQATVMMMSDPCLDSKDLSSISHISVSHQTHIHTLPSTHSYSVLNAFCTEENIPQCVLYINQETSSLGLCGVCVESRSGCTSLSAVPALNLLYELLQLHRKQQRTLQELELRQLKSCSDVEHLQHNNSRLKDQLEHTRRENSGLHEGDRQLHLKIRTLQSCLKSEKEEVQKLQSIIASRATQYSHDAKRKERECIKLKERLNQLLVDKKDKKLAIDVVNCVSRSDGKRGMWKTSRMEARHEGEMYRALLSDYEVRQQALMQENSELKKLLQHIKKDMMTILSPKTHCSRTEDSLDQVNSEPEEDCEECSKENLDQMCVDAREQLTNSIRLQWRRLKNHMHALDTQVSQEDVISRRDHEEAMQAIRLELQECTEFIHTQQQLLQQLVSPCDEDTATLLNDGYTLEEKERLKDEWRIFNEQKKTFERERKNFTEAAIRLGHERKAFEEDRALWLKTQFLNMTPFIDRKRPATSHSQSSLNAEAKVVSTPAPSVRSVTQSVYSTPKSASVSLPSTAELYRTLQLCPDARSYSRCSSSSSSTETSSSDASAAHTH, encoded by the exons atgcagataaataaatgtgtgtgtgtgtgtttcaggactgctttgtgtgtgagtgttttggaGATGGGAGATCATTGGACCCCACAGGCAactgtgatgatgatgtcagaCCCTTGTCTCg actCAAAAGACCTGTCGAGCATTTCACATATCAGTGTGTCCCACcaaacgcacatacacacactcccctcCACACACTCCTACAGTGTGCTGAATGCCTTCTGTACCGAGGAGAACATCCCACAGTGTGTCCTCTACATTAATCAG gaaaccAGCTCTCTgggtctgtgtggtgtgtgtgtggagtctagGAGTGGCTGTACTTCTCTCAGTGCTGTACCTGCCCTAAACCTGCTGTATGAGCTCCTTCAACTGCACAGGAAACAACAGCGCACCCTGCAGGAGCTTGAGCTCCGACAGCTGAAGAGCTGCAGTGATGTGGAGCACCTGCAGCACAACAACTCCCGCCTCAAA GACCAGCTGGAACACACCCGCAGGGAAAACTCGGGTCTTCATGAAGGAGATCGTCAGCTGCACCTAAAGATCAGGACACTGCAGAGCTGCTTGAAGTCTGAGAAAGAAGAA gtaCAGAAGCTCCAGAGCATCATTGCTAGTCGTGCCACTCAGTATAGCCACGATGCTAAacgcaaagagagagagtgcatcAAACTGAAAGAACGTCTGAACCAGCTGCTCGTGGACAAGAAGGATAAAAAACTTG CAATTGATGTGGTGAACTGTGTAAGTCGCTCTGATGGGAAGAGAGGAATGTGGAAGACCAGCAGAATGGAGGCGAG acATGAGGGTGAGATGTACCGAGCTCTTCTGAGTGATTATGAAGTCAGACAGCAGGCTCTGATGCAAGAGAATTCTGAGTTGAAGAAGCTGCTGCAGCACATTAAGAAAGACATGATGACTATTCTTAGTCCAAAGACACACTGCAGTAGGACAGAGGACAGTCTGGACCAG gtgaacTCTGAGCCTGAGGAGGATTGTGAGGAATGCAGTAAGGAAAATCTGGATCAGATGTGTGTGGACGCACGAGAACAGCTGACAAACAGCATACGTTTGCAGTGGAGAAGACTCAAGAACCACATGCATGCACTCGACACACAAG tgtctcaaGAAGATGTGATCTCCAGGAGGGACCATGAAGAGGCCATGCAGGCCATCAGACTAGAACTGCAGGAGTGTACagagtttatacacacacagcagcagctaCTCCag cagCTGGTCTCTCCATGTGATGAAGACACTGCAACTCTGTTAAATGATGGATACACACTAGAGGAAAAAGAACGACTGAAGGACGAGTGGAGGATCTTCAATGAGCAGAAAAAGACCtttgaaagagaaagaaaaaacttcaCTGAGGCTGCAATCCGTTTGGGGCATGAg AGGAAGGCCTTTGAGGAGGACCGGGCCTTGTGGCTGAAGACACAGTTTTTAAACATGACCCCATTTATAGATCGAAAACGACCTGCCACCTCTCACAGCCAATCATCACTCA atgctgaaGCCAAAGTGGTGTCTACTCCAGCTCCCTCAGTCAGGAGTGTGACCCAGTCTGTTTACTCCACCCCTAAATCTGCCTCTGTGAGTCTGCCCTCCACTGCCGAGCTTTACCGCACACTGCAGCTCTGTCCTGATGCCAG GAGTTACAGcagatgcagcagcagcagcagcagcactgagACCTCATCGAGTGACGCttctgctgcacacacacactga
- the LOC132849186 gene encoding tubulin beta chain-like translates to MREIVHIQAGQCGNQIGAKFWEVISDEHGIDCSGTYNGDSELQLERINVYYSEASGGKFVPRAILVDLEPGTMDSVRSGPFGQIFRPDNFVFGQSGAGNNWAKGHYTEGAELVDSVLDVVRKESENCDCLQGFQLTHSLGGGTGSGMGTLLISKIREEYPDRIMNTFSVTPSPKVSDTVVEPYNATLSIHQLVENTDETFSIDNEALYDICFRTLKLTTPTYGDLNHLVSAAMSGVTTCLRFPGQLNADLRKLAVNMVPFPRLHFFMPGFAPLTSRGSQQYRALTVPELTQQMFDAKNMMAACDPRHGRYLTVAAIFRGQMSMKEVDEQMLSVQNRNSSYFVEWIPNNVKTAVCDIPPRGLKMAATFIGNSTAIQELFRRISEQFTAMLRRKAFLHWYTGEGMDEMEFTEAESNMNDLVSEYQQYQDATAEEAEEYEDEVEEEEDVRHDGHHEVHH, encoded by the exons TTCTGGGAGGTTATCAGTGATGAACATGGCATTGACTGCAGTGGAACTTACAATGGAGACAGTGAGCTGCAGCTGGAGAGGATCAACGTCTATTACAGCGAGGCCTCAg GGGGAAAGTTTGTGCCCCGTGCCATcctggtggatctggagcctggCACCATGGACTCTGTTCGTTCCGGTCCGTTTGGACAAATCTTCAGGCCTGATAACTTTGTGTTTG GTCAAAGTGGTGCTGGGAACAACTGGGCTAAAGGTCACTACACTGAGGGCGCAGAGCTAGTGGACTCAGTGCTGGATGTGGTACGTAAGGAGTCAGAAAACTGCGACTGTCTACAGGGATtccagctcacacactctctgggTGGTGGCACAGGCTCAGGCATGGGTACATTGCTCATTAGCAAGATCCGTGAAGAGTATCCTGATCGCATCATGAACACGTTCAGTGTCACACCGTCACCCAAAGTGTCTGACACCGTGGTGGAGCCCTATAATGCCACACTGTCTATTCACCAGCTTGTGGAAAACACAGATGAGACCTTCAGCATCGACAATGAGGCACTGTATGACATCTGCTTCCGCACACTTAAGTTGACCACTCCCACCTACGGTGATCTCAACCACCTGGTTTCTGCTGCAATGAGTGGTGTCACAACATGTCTCCGTTTCCCGGGGCAGCTGAACGCAGACTTGCGAAAGCTTGCAGTCAACATGGTTCCCTTTCCTCGCTTGCACTTCTTCATGCCTGGATTTGCACCACTGACCAGCAGGGGAAGTCAGCAGTACCGCGCACTTACTGTTCCTGAACTAACGCAGCAGATGTTTGATGCCAAGAACATGATGGCAGCTTGTGACCCACGGCACGGGCGTTACCTGACCGTGGCAGCTATCTTCCGTGGTCAAATGTCCATGAAGGAGGTGGATGAGCAGATGCTGAGTGTGCAGAATAGGAACAGCAGCTACTTTGTTGAGTGGATCCCCAACAATGTGAAGACAGCAGTGTGTGACATCCCACCACGTGGGCTTAAGATGGCCGCCACTTTTATTGGGAATAGCACAGCCATCCAGGAGCTGTTCCGACGCATCTCAGAGCAGTTCACTGCCATGCTCCGGAGAAAGGCATTCTTGCACTGGTACACAGGGGAGGGGATGGATGAGATGGAGTTCACAGAGGCAGAGAGCAACATGAACGACCTGGTGTCCGAGTACCAGCAGTACCAAGATGCCACAGCTGAAGAAGCAGAGGAGTATGAAgatgaggtggaggaggaggaagacgtACGTCATGATGGCCATCATGAGGTTCACCACTGA